From the genome of Lotus japonicus ecotype B-129 chromosome 6, LjGifu_v1.2, one region includes:
- the LOC130723924 gene encoding magnesium transporter MRS2-I-like isoform X1, with translation MAETKSLVRKTSISPTSTWIKLDATGHSSLLNMDKYDIIHRLKIHARDLRILDPILSYPSTILGREKAIVLNLEHIKAIITAEEVFLLDPADENVVPVVEELQRRLSAIDTNQGDDYDIEIDENNESPFEFRALEALLEVVCSYLAARTKELEMATYPALDELTTKITSRNLDKVRKLKSAMTRLTARVQKVRDELEQLIYDDDNMADLYLSRKSSKLLSPLDVSSWFVTSPTRGSKLSNGDENDVEELEMLLEAYFMDIDHTFNKLTTLRGYVDDTEDYINIQIDNHRNQLIQLELFLNAIELSLAFYSLVTGILSMNFPLSWNKNHGYLFKWVVLFTAILSAIMFLAIITSPRKKGLVGS, from the exons ATGGCAGAGACGAAATCGTTAGTGCGGAAGACAAGCATATCTCCAACGAGTACATGGATTAAGTTGGATGCTACTGGACATAGTTCCTTACTCAACATGGACAAGTATGACATCATTCATCGGTTAAAGATTCATGCTCGAGATCTCCGGATTCTCGATCCTATTCTCTCTTATCCCTCTACCATTCTTGGCAGAGAAAAGGCTATTGTTCTTAACTTGGAG CATATCAAGGCAATCATCACTGCTGAAGAG GTGTTTTTGCTAGATCCAGCGGATGAAAATGTGGTACCTGTTGTTGAGGAGCTACAAAGGAGGTTATCTGCCATTGATACAAATCAAGGAGATGATTATGATATTGAAATAGATGAAAACAATG AGTCACCCTTTGAGTTTCGGGCACTAGAGGCACTGTTAGAAGTAGTTTGTAGCTACCTTGCCGCACGTACAAAAGAATTAGAGATGGCTACCTATCCTGCACTAGATGAACTTACCACCAAG ATTACTAGTCGTAATTTGGACAAAGTTCGTAAATTGAAGAGTGCTATGACGAGGCTAACCGCTAGGGTTCAAAAG GTAAGAGATGAACTTGAACAATTAATATATGATGATGACAACATGGCTGACCTATACTTATCGAGAAAGTCGTCAAAGTTATTAAGTCCATTAGATGTTTCCAGTTGGTTTGTTACATCCCCTACCAGAGGATCTAAACTATCAAATGGAGATGAAAACGATGTGGAGGAGCTAGAAATGTTATTAGAG GCTTATTTTATGGACATTGATCACACATTCAACAAATTGACAACG CTGCGAGGGTACGTCGATGATACTGAAGATTATATCAATATCCAG ATTGACAACCATCGAAACCAATTAATTCAG TTAGAGCTATTTCTTAACGCGATTGAACTTTCTTTGGCCTTTTATTCATTGGTGACTGGAATACTTTCCATGAATTTTCCACTTTCTTGGAATAAAAATCATGGTTACTTATTCAAATGG GTGGTCCTTTTTACAGCAATTTTATCCGCTATTATGTTTCTCGCGATAATTACCTCTCCTAGAAAAAAGGGGTTGGTAGGATCATGA
- the LOC130723924 gene encoding magnesium transporter MRS2-2-like isoform X2, whose protein sequence is MAETKSLVRKTSISPTSTWIKLDATGHSSLLNMDKYDIIHRLKIHARDLRILDPILSYPSTILGREKAIVLNLEHIKAIITAEEVFLLDPADENVVPVVEELQRRLSAIDTNQGDDYDIEIDENNESPFEFRALEALLEVVCSYLAARTKELEMATYPALDELTTKITSRNLDKVRKLKSAMTRLTARVQKVRDELEQLIYDDDNMADLYLSRKSSKLLSPLDVSSWFVTSPTRGSKLSNGDENDVEELEMLLEAYFMDIDHTFNKLTTLRGYVDDTEDYINIQIDNHRNQLIQVVLFTAILSAIMFLAIITSPRKKGLVGS, encoded by the exons ATGGCAGAGACGAAATCGTTAGTGCGGAAGACAAGCATATCTCCAACGAGTACATGGATTAAGTTGGATGCTACTGGACATAGTTCCTTACTCAACATGGACAAGTATGACATCATTCATCGGTTAAAGATTCATGCTCGAGATCTCCGGATTCTCGATCCTATTCTCTCTTATCCCTCTACCATTCTTGGCAGAGAAAAGGCTATTGTTCTTAACTTGGAG CATATCAAGGCAATCATCACTGCTGAAGAG GTGTTTTTGCTAGATCCAGCGGATGAAAATGTGGTACCTGTTGTTGAGGAGCTACAAAGGAGGTTATCTGCCATTGATACAAATCAAGGAGATGATTATGATATTGAAATAGATGAAAACAATG AGTCACCCTTTGAGTTTCGGGCACTAGAGGCACTGTTAGAAGTAGTTTGTAGCTACCTTGCCGCACGTACAAAAGAATTAGAGATGGCTACCTATCCTGCACTAGATGAACTTACCACCAAG ATTACTAGTCGTAATTTGGACAAAGTTCGTAAATTGAAGAGTGCTATGACGAGGCTAACCGCTAGGGTTCAAAAG GTAAGAGATGAACTTGAACAATTAATATATGATGATGACAACATGGCTGACCTATACTTATCGAGAAAGTCGTCAAAGTTATTAAGTCCATTAGATGTTTCCAGTTGGTTTGTTACATCCCCTACCAGAGGATCTAAACTATCAAATGGAGATGAAAACGATGTGGAGGAGCTAGAAATGTTATTAGAG GCTTATTTTATGGACATTGATCACACATTCAACAAATTGACAACG CTGCGAGGGTACGTCGATGATACTGAAGATTATATCAATATCCAG ATTGACAACCATCGAAACCAATTAATTCAG GTGGTCCTTTTTACAGCAATTTTATCCGCTATTATGTTTCTCGCGATAATTACCTCTCCTAGAAAAAAGGGGTTGGTAGGATCATGA